The proteins below come from a single Etheostoma spectabile isolate EspeVRDwgs_2016 chromosome 4, UIUC_Espe_1.0, whole genome shotgun sequence genomic window:
- the cd8a gene encoding T-cell surface glycoprotein CD8 alpha chain isoform X2, which translates to MDQKWSQILVILVFCQRITSGVGEDRTVKEGEQVEITCIPQEVGSIVVWFRVLDTSGMEFIASFSSNGLLKSPAASFPSTFSQSKIQQNILTLKSFSKSRDSGVYNCASLKANELKFGVATRLVGEKVEVAVVETPSGRASAVTTEQNPCTTAAPCDCNNINKQGETSPQMFCTPIILGPLAGGCGLLLLILIITTVYCNHIRTRRCPHHYNRKPRSGAHEKLKVDNRHV; encoded by the exons ATGGACCAAAAGTGGAGTCAGATTCTGGTGATTCTGGTGTTTTGTCAAA GAATCACTTCAGGAGTTGGTGAAGACAGAACTGTAAAGGAAGGGGAGCAGGTTGAAATCACATGTATTCCTCAGGAAGTGGGCAGCATAGTCGTCTGGTTTCGAGTTCTGGACACGTCTGGCATGGAATTCATTGCATCTTTCAGCAGCAATGGTCTCCTAAAGTCACCCGCGGCCTCCTTTCCTTCTACCTTCAGTCAGTCAAAGATTCAGCAAAATATCCTAACATTGAAGTCTTTCAGCAAATCTCGGGACAGCGGCGTTTACAACTGTGCGTCTCTCAAAGCCAATGAACTGAAATTTGGTGTAGCAACCCGACTGGTCGGAG AAAAAGTTGAAGTCGCAGTAGTGGAAACACCTAGTGGAAGGGCCTCTGCTGTCACCACCGAACAAAATCCATGCACAACTGCTGCGCCATGTGATTGTAACAACATTAACAAGCAAG GGGAAACCAGTCCTCAAATGTTTTGTACTCCAATCATACTGGGCCCATTGGCCGGCGGCTGTGGCCTTCTTCTTCTAATCCTCATCATCACCACCGTGTACTGCAACC ACATAAGGACCAGGAGATGCCCACACCATTACAACCGAAA ACCACGGTCGGGAGCTCATGAAAAACTAAAAGTGGACAATCGACATGTTTAA
- the cd8a gene encoding T-cell surface glycoprotein CD8 alpha chain isoform X1, with the protein MLQTRHKGEVQIGGLHFKHLADHDHACRRSLQHSAAMIPFDTAEKKVTGITSGVGEDRTVKEGEQVEITCIPQEVGSIVVWFRVLDTSGMEFIASFSSNGLLKSPAASFPSTFSQSKIQQNILTLKSFSKSRDSGVYNCASLKANELKFGVATRLVGEKVEVAVVETPSGRASAVTTEQNPCTTAAPCDCNNINKQGETSPQMFCTPIILGPLAGGCGLLLLILIITTVYCNHIRTRRCPHHYNRKPRSGAHEKLKVDNRHV; encoded by the exons ATGCTTCAAACCAGACACAAAGGTGAAGTGCAGATCGGTGGGCTCCACTTCAAACATCTTGCAGACCACGACCATGCTTGCAGGAGGTCTCTGCAACACTCTGCTGCAATGATCCCATTTGACACAGCAGAGAAGAAGGTTACAG GAATCACTTCAGGAGTTGGTGAAGACAGAACTGTAAAGGAAGGGGAGCAGGTTGAAATCACATGTATTCCTCAGGAAGTGGGCAGCATAGTCGTCTGGTTTCGAGTTCTGGACACGTCTGGCATGGAATTCATTGCATCTTTCAGCAGCAATGGTCTCCTAAAGTCACCCGCGGCCTCCTTTCCTTCTACCTTCAGTCAGTCAAAGATTCAGCAAAATATCCTAACATTGAAGTCTTTCAGCAAATCTCGGGACAGCGGCGTTTACAACTGTGCGTCTCTCAAAGCCAATGAACTGAAATTTGGTGTAGCAACCCGACTGGTCGGAG AAAAAGTTGAAGTCGCAGTAGTGGAAACACCTAGTGGAAGGGCCTCTGCTGTCACCACCGAACAAAATCCATGCACAACTGCTGCGCCATGTGATTGTAACAACATTAACAAGCAAG GGGAAACCAGTCCTCAAATGTTTTGTACTCCAATCATACTGGGCCCATTGGCCGGCGGCTGTGGCCTTCTTCTTCTAATCCTCATCATCACCACCGTGTACTGCAACC ACATAAGGACCAGGAGATGCCCACACCATTACAACCGAAA ACCACGGTCGGGAGCTCATGAAAAACTAAAAGTGGACAATCGACATGTTTAA
- the cd8b gene encoding T-cell surface glycoprotein CD8 beta chain, translating into MIPLAWTLLTVLLWTSGSSHILQQEPVNRLYPKILSTEEIVCDCANIANMSCDSVYWFRSISNHRRSEFLGKCTIVRPTYGANVDSTRFKFISKTLSFTLRIINVTEEDTGIYSCVLKGRKNIEMWKPGTLLLPGVTPPTLPPKTNPKPPVKSVCRCSKKNSSQGCGSLVLWPLVGLIAAIALALICTLYYFSRLPKKCRHHFVKRR; encoded by the exons GTTCGAGCCATATCCTGCAGCAAGAACCCGTCAACAGACTCTATCCCAAGATCCTCAGCACAGAGGAGATTGTGTGTGACTGCGCTAACATCGCTAACATGTCCTGTGACTCTGTCTACTGGTTCCGCAGTATTTCCAACCACCGCAGATCAGAGTTCCTAGGCAAATGTACCATTGTACGTCCTACATATGGGGCTAATGTGGACAGCACACGATTCAAATTCATCTCGAAGACCCTGTCATTTACGCTACGCATCATCAATGTGACAGAAGAGGACACAGGGATTTATTCTTGTGTTCTCAAGGGCAGGAAAAACATAGAAATGTGGAAGCCTGGGACTCTTCTTCTACCGGGAG TGACCCCTCCAACATTACCTCCTAAGACAAACCCCAAACCACCAGTCAAGTCAGTCTGTCGCTGCTCTAAGAAGAATTCTTCACAGG GCTGTGGCTCCTTGGTTCTGTGGCCGTTGGTTGGACTTATTGCGGCCATCGCTTTAGCTCTCATCTGCACACTGTACTACTTCAGCC GGCTCCCCAAAAAATGTCGGCACCACTTTGTGAA GAGGCGATAG